One Tamlana carrageenivorans genomic region harbors:
- a CDS encoding EI24 domain-containing protein, with protein sequence MLKNILNSIKAYIGAFSLISKLKLWKYFIIPMFISCITACGISFIAYNLSDNLGAYVSDLWIWDWGKTAFTTLGTILGLLIIIAIGIILFKHIVMALSAPFMSPVSEKIEVYLTNNPNQNFTNNTFAQQLWRGIHINMRNLTRELIFSIPILVLKFIPIVNIFSTILLFFLQSYYAGFGSMDYTLERHFNYKNSIKFVHENRGLAIGNGIVFMLCLFIPIIGVILVLPLSVTAATTQTVKVLNQKLIQ encoded by the coding sequence ATGCTAAAAAATATACTAAACAGTATTAAGGCATACATTGGAGCTTTTAGTTTAATATCCAAACTAAAGCTCTGGAAATACTTTATTATACCTATGTTTATTAGTTGTATTACAGCATGTGGCATTAGTTTTATAGCTTACAACCTATCGGATAATTTAGGTGCTTATGTTTCAGATTTATGGATTTGGGACTGGGGTAAAACTGCGTTTACAACCCTAGGCACCATCTTAGGTCTGTTAATTATAATTGCTATTGGCATTATTCTTTTTAAACATATTGTCATGGCCTTATCGGCGCCCTTTATGAGTCCAGTTTCCGAAAAAATTGAGGTGTATTTAACCAATAACCCAAACCAAAATTTCACAAACAACACGTTCGCACAACAACTGTGGCGTGGTATACACATTAACATGCGTAATTTAACCCGAGAATTAATATTTTCAATACCTATCTTAGTATTGAAATTCATTCCCATTGTGAATATTTTCTCGACCATATTATTGTTTTTTTTACAATCCTATTATGCAGGATTCGGGAGTATGGATTACACGTTAGAACGCCATTTTAACTATAAAAACAGCATCAAATTTGTACATGAAAATCGCGGATTGGCTATAGGAAACGGCATCGTTTTTATGCTTTGCCTTTTCATACCGATTATAGGCGTCATTTTAGTATTACCGCTTTCGGTAACCGCCGCTACAACCCAAACCGTTAAAGTTCTAAATCAGAAATTAATACAATAG
- a CDS encoding IS982 family transposase yields the protein MNNLSANYERILEVLRKISKEQLLSYQRRQPKLSDLELISLSLTAEFMGIDSENDLFRKLPDSLLSKIERSVYNRRRRKLVNKLNSIRLSLASHFNEFEDYFVVDSMPLEVCKLSRSSRSKICKENTYAFPDKGYCAAQSSNYYGYKLHAVCSVNGVFQSIDLSPASVHDINYLKDIKMQISDCTLIGDKGYLSAEIQLNLFETCNITLNTPMRSNQKNYKVQPYIFRKKRKRIETLFSQLCDQFMIRRNYAKTFEGFKTRIVAKITALTTIQYINKFIFGRNINNIKISII from the coding sequence ATGAACAACTTGAGTGCAAATTACGAAAGAATATTGGAAGTATTAAGAAAAATATCGAAAGAACAACTTTTAAGTTATCAAAGACGACAACCAAAGCTTAGTGATTTAGAACTTATCAGCTTGAGTCTTACTGCCGAATTTATGGGAATAGATAGTGAAAATGACCTTTTTAGAAAACTTCCAGATTCCCTATTATCAAAAATAGAGAGAAGTGTCTACAATAGAAGAAGACGAAAACTAGTTAATAAGCTCAACAGTATCAGGTTAAGCTTAGCTTCCCATTTTAATGAATTTGAAGATTATTTTGTAGTAGATAGTATGCCTTTAGAAGTTTGTAAATTATCACGCAGTTCTCGTTCAAAGATTTGTAAAGAAAACACTTATGCATTTCCAGATAAAGGTTATTGTGCAGCTCAAAGTTCTAATTATTACGGTTATAAACTGCACGCTGTTTGTTCTGTAAATGGTGTCTTTCAAAGTATCGATTTGAGTCCAGCATCTGTACACGATATTAATTATCTTAAAGATATTAAGATGCAAATAAGCGATTGTACATTAATTGGTGATAAAGGCTATTTATCAGCAGAAATACAGCTTAACTTGTTTGAAACCTGTAATATAACGCTAAATACACCTATGAGAAGCAATCAAAAAAATTACAAAGTACAGCCTTATATATTTAGAAAAAAGAGGAAAAGGATAGAAACATTATTTTCACAACTTTGTGACCAATTTATGATAAGACGCAATTATGCTAAAACTTTTGAAGGTTTTAAAACAAGAATCGTAGCTAAGATAACTGCTTTAACAACTATTCAGTATATCAATAAGTTTATTTTTGGGAGAAACATTAATAATATTAAAATTAGCATTATTTAA
- a CDS encoding DUF4372 domain-containing protein, producing the protein MNKSKNFSGHPIIKQVLNFILPKDVHRTAKKHNSDRYTKKFTTYEHLATMVFTVISGCSSLREVSSIMLACEGKINHLGLTDFPKRSTLSDANRRRSSEVFADIYHLLYKRYHRFLSDSRPLEPAVKNLKIVDSSTIPLFSDILKGVGRNPLNGKKKGGIKMHTMINAMEDVPCLIKFSSAATHGNAFSLRRIAFWHEKHQKVYEFITNNYDLDADKIADIYKNRWQIETMFKRLKQNFPLKYFLGDNQNAIEIQIWVSLIIQLIMLVIQRKAQRNWAYSNMMSVIRYHLMTYIDLFKFLKNPEANWEEITTKNIGQLSLFDP; encoded by the coding sequence ATGAATAAAAGTAAAAACTTTAGCGGACACCCCATAATCAAACAGGTATTAAATTTCATTTTGCCCAAAGATGTTCATCGGACAGCCAAAAAGCACAACAGCGATCGCTATACCAAAAAGTTTACCACCTATGAGCATTTGGCCACTATGGTATTTACCGTGATCAGTGGCTGTAGCTCACTTCGTGAGGTTTCCAGTATTATGCTTGCCTGCGAGGGAAAGATCAACCATCTAGGACTCACGGACTTTCCAAAACGCAGTACCTTGTCAGATGCTAACAGGAGAAGAAGCTCTGAAGTATTTGCCGATATTTATCATTTACTCTACAAACGTTACCATCGCTTTTTATCGGACAGCAGACCCTTAGAACCTGCAGTGAAGAACCTTAAAATCGTTGATTCCTCGACCATACCCCTATTTAGCGACATTCTTAAAGGTGTAGGAAGGAACCCGCTCAACGGCAAAAAGAAAGGAGGTATCAAGATGCATACTATGATAAACGCCATGGAAGACGTTCCTTGTCTGATTAAGTTTTCAAGCGCGGCCACGCACGGCAACGCTTTTTCCCTGAGGAGAATCGCTTTTTGGCACGAAAAGCACCAAAAAGTTTATGAGTTCATCACCAATAATTATGATCTTGACGCAGACAAAATAGCCGACATCTATAAAAATAGGTGGCAGATTGAGACGATGTTCAAGCGGCTTAAACAGAACTTTCCGCTAAAGTATTTTTTGGGAGACAATCAAAATGCCATCGAAATACAAATCTGGGTCAGTTTGATAATCCAGCTCATTATGCTTGTGATCCAAAGAAAAGCCCAAAGAAACTGGGCTTATTCCAATATGATGTCCGTCATACGATACCATTTGATGACATATATCGATTTGTTCAAATTCCTGAAAAACCCAGAAGCTAATTGGGAAGAGATTACAACCAAAAACATTGGGCAATTAAGCCTTTTTGACCCATAA
- the hemE gene encoding uroporphyrinogen decarboxylase produces MSIKNDLFLRALKGETVERPPVWMMRQAGRYLPEFMAIREKYDFFTRCQTPELASEITVQPIRRYGMDAAILFSDILVIPQAMNIEVQMKPNFGPYLPNPIRTPKDVDNVIVPDVKEALNYVFEGIKATKELLNNEIPLIGFAGSPWTILCYCVQGQGSKNFDKAKEFCFTNPVAAHQLLQKITDTTIAYLKEKVVAGVNAVQVFDSWGGMLSPTDYQEFSWQYINQIIEALKDDAPVIAFGKGCWFALGEMAKSNASALGVDWTCSPQNARYLTGGNITLQGNFDPVRLLSPPAEIKKMVHQMIDAFGKDKYIVNLGHGILPHIPLDHAKAFIDAVKEYR; encoded by the coding sequence ATGAGTATTAAAAACGATTTATTTTTAAGAGCATTAAAAGGAGAAACTGTTGAACGTCCACCGGTTTGGATGATGCGTCAAGCTGGAAGATATTTACCAGAATTCATGGCCATTCGAGAGAAATATGATTTCTTCACGCGTTGTCAAACTCCAGAACTAGCTAGTGAAATTACGGTACAGCCTATTAGACGATACGGCATGGATGCCGCTATTTTGTTTAGTGATATTTTGGTAATTCCTCAAGCTATGAACATTGAGGTACAAATGAAACCTAATTTTGGCCCTTATTTACCTAATCCCATACGTACTCCAAAAGATGTAGACAACGTGATAGTGCCTGATGTTAAAGAGGCATTAAACTATGTTTTCGAAGGCATTAAGGCTACTAAAGAATTATTAAATAACGAGATTCCACTTATTGGTTTTGCTGGATCACCTTGGACGATTTTATGCTACTGTGTACAAGGTCAAGGCAGTAAAAACTTTGATAAAGCCAAGGAATTTTGTTTTACAAACCCCGTTGCTGCGCATCAGTTATTGCAGAAAATAACCGACACAACTATTGCTTATTTAAAAGAAAAAGTAGTTGCAGGTGTAAATGCGGTTCAGGTGTTTGATTCATGGGGAGGAATGCTATCGCCAACCGATTATCAGGAGTTTTCTTGGCAATACATCAATCAAATTATTGAAGCTTTAAAAGACGATGCTCCAGTAATTGCTTTTGGAAAAGGGTGCTGGTTTGCCCTTGGAGAAATGGCTAAAAGTAACGCATCGGCTTTAGGAGTAGATTGGACCTGTTCGCCGCAAAATGCACGCTACTTAACAGGAGGAAACATCACTTTACAAGGTAATTTTGATCCTGTACGCTTGTTATCTCCACCTGCTGAAATTAAAAAAATGGTTCACCAAATGATTGATGCCTTTGGTAAAGACAAATATATTGTAAATCTGGGTCATGGTATTCTACCACATATACCTTTAGACCACGCAAAAGCATTTATTGATGCTGTAAAAGAGTATCGTTAA
- the hemA gene encoding glutamyl-tRNA reductase, translating to MHNQNSTRSSYFYAIGLSYKKADAEIRGRFSLDDDAKNTLLTQAKAKGIESLIVTSTCNRTEIYGFAEHPFKLIQLLCDNTRGTLEEFQNVAYVYKNSEAISHMFRVGSGLDSQILGDFEIISQLKISTKLSRKHGLLNNYTERLVNAVIQASKRIKTETDISSGATSVSFASVQYILNTIENVSDKNILLFGTGKIGRNTCENLVKHTKNEHITLINRTKTRAEQIAGKFNLIVKDYANLQEEINGTDVLIVATGAQRPTIDKHIIQSKKPLLILDLSIPKNVDSNVEELDHVSLVHLDHLSQITDQTLEARKAHIPSAEAIIEEIKAEFDSWLETRKFAPTIKALKHKLSDFAAAELDTQRKKNADFNEEQAELISNNIIQKITNHFAHHLKDDAISTNDSLELIKKVFQLEPSAKNV from the coding sequence ATGCATAACCAAAATAGTACACGAAGTTCATACTTTTATGCCATAGGCTTAAGCTACAAAAAAGCCGATGCCGAAATAAGAGGACGCTTTAGCTTAGACGACGATGCGAAAAATACCTTACTTACCCAGGCTAAAGCCAAAGGTATTGAAAGCCTTATCGTAACTTCTACCTGCAACCGTACCGAAATTTACGGTTTTGCAGAACACCCCTTTAAACTTATTCAACTCCTTTGCGACAATACCAGAGGAACACTTGAAGAATTTCAAAATGTAGCTTACGTTTATAAAAATAGCGAAGCTATTTCACATATGTTTCGTGTAGGTTCTGGATTAGATAGTCAGATTTTAGGTGATTTTGAAATTATTAGTCAGTTAAAAATAAGCACAAAACTTTCTAGAAAACACGGTTTATTGAATAATTACACCGAGCGTTTAGTAAATGCTGTTATACAAGCGAGTAAGCGTATAAAAACGGAAACCGACATCTCTTCGGGTGCAACATCGGTATCTTTTGCTTCGGTACAATACATTTTAAACACTATTGAAAACGTTTCAGATAAAAACATCTTGTTATTCGGAACGGGGAAAATTGGCAGAAACACCTGCGAAAATTTAGTAAAACACACTAAAAATGAGCATATCACTTTAATAAACCGTACTAAAACCCGTGCCGAACAAATTGCAGGGAAATTTAATTTAATAGTTAAAGATTATGCTAATTTACAGGAGGAGATAAATGGCACCGATGTATTAATCGTGGCTACTGGCGCGCAACGTCCTACGATTGATAAACATATTATCCAATCGAAAAAACCTCTTTTAATATTAGACCTATCCATTCCTAAAAATGTCGACTCTAATGTTGAGGAGTTAGACCATGTGTCTTTAGTGCATTTAGATCACTTATCGCAAATTACCGATCAGACCCTAGAAGCCCGAAAAGCACATATCCCTTCGGCGGAAGCCATTATTGAAGAAATTAAAGCCGAATTTGATAGCTGGTTAGAAACCCGTAAATTCGCACCTACCATCAAGGCTTTAAAACATAAGTTATCCGATTTTGCTGCTGCAGAATTAGATACGCAACGTAAAAAAAATGCTGATTTTAATGAAGAACAAGCCGAATTAATCAGCAATAACATCATTCAAAAAATAACAAATCACTTTGCGCATCATTTAAAAGATGATGCTATTTCTACAAACGACAGTTTAGAACTTATTAAAAAAGTGTTTCAGTTAGAACCCTCTGCAAAAAATGTCTAA
- the hemC gene encoding hydroxymethylbilane synthase, with product MSKIIRIGTRDSELALWQANIVKIQLEALGHKTDIIPVKSTGDIVLDKPLYEMGITGIFTKTLDIAMLNGDIDIAVHSLKDVPTRLPKGIIQAAVLKRGNVNDTLVFKNNEEFLGSKKAVIATGSLRRRAQWLNRFPTHTVVDLRGNVNSRLEKLQNNEDWNAAIFAAAGIGRIGIRPEESFNLDWMIPAPAQGAIMITALENDDYSKTACAALNHEETEICTTIEREFLNKLEGGCTAPIGALAYIKDEEIHFKGVLLSEDGTKRIDVTRVKKLGEHKDMAQYCADFVIERGGKRLMDKIKTSKKTNVFSTKSFTEDQRLLFNEQAVAEGFDFIKISLNRIHPRFLKNEIENVIITSKNAVESLTTNYSAAELQFKNIYCVGRRTKRLIENKIGKVTHTENNAKKLADYLVEYMDGTEVTYFCSNLRLDVLPNILGENNIKITEVEAYQTKFDGFKVADTVESAMFYSPSCVDSFVKHNKQEVIAFCIGDTTVKAARKHYKDVRAAKLPSVESVIALVNDHYKA from the coding sequence ATGTCTAAAATAATTAGAATAGGTACCCGCGATAGTGAATTAGCATTATGGCAAGCCAATATTGTTAAAATTCAACTTGAAGCTTTAGGTCATAAAACCGATATTATTCCTGTAAAATCTACTGGTGATATTGTTTTGGACAAACCGCTTTACGAAATGGGAATTACCGGTATATTTACCAAAACTCTAGATATCGCGATGCTTAACGGCGACATAGATATTGCGGTGCATTCCTTAAAAGATGTGCCCACTAGGTTACCAAAAGGCATTATTCAAGCTGCCGTTTTAAAACGTGGTAATGTAAACGATACTTTAGTTTTTAAAAACAACGAAGAGTTTTTAGGATCTAAAAAAGCGGTTATTGCCACAGGAAGTTTAAGGCGTCGTGCCCAATGGCTAAACCGTTTCCCAACCCATACGGTTGTAGATTTACGTGGTAATGTAAACTCGCGCCTCGAAAAACTTCAAAATAATGAAGATTGGAATGCTGCCATTTTTGCCGCCGCAGGAATAGGCCGCATTGGTATTAGGCCCGAAGAATCGTTTAATTTAGATTGGATGATTCCTGCTCCTGCACAAGGTGCCATTATGATTACGGCCTTAGAAAATGACGACTATTCTAAAACAGCCTGTGCCGCATTAAATCACGAAGAAACAGAAATTTGCACCACTATTGAACGCGAATTTTTAAACAAATTAGAAGGCGGCTGTACGGCTCCCATCGGGGCATTAGCCTATATTAAAGATGAAGAAATTCATTTTAAAGGGGTTTTATTAAGTGAAGATGGTACGAAACGTATCGATGTTACCCGTGTTAAAAAGTTAGGTGAACATAAGGATATGGCCCAATATTGTGCCGATTTTGTTATCGAACGTGGTGGAAAACGCCTGATGGACAAAATTAAAACATCTAAAAAAACCAATGTGTTTTCCACAAAATCCTTTACCGAAGACCAACGATTGCTATTTAATGAGCAAGCGGTAGCCGAGGGGTTCGATTTTATAAAAATTAGCCTTAATCGCATCCATCCGAGGTTTTTAAAAAACGAAATTGAAAACGTTATTATTACCAGTAAAAATGCTGTAGAATCGCTAACAACAAATTATTCGGCAGCAGAATTACAATTTAAAAACATCTACTGTGTAGGCCGTCGTACCAAACGTCTAATCGAAAATAAAATCGGAAAAGTAACCCATACCGAAAACAACGCTAAAAAACTAGCCGACTATTTAGTTGAATATATGGATGGTACCGAAGTCACCTATTTTTGCAGTAACTTAAGACTCGATGTTCTTCCTAATATATTAGGAGAAAATAACATTAAGATAACCGAAGTTGAAGCATATCAAACTAAATTTGATGGCTTTAAAGTAGCTGATACCGTGGAGAGCGCTATGTTTTATAGCCCATCGTGTGTTGATAGTTTTGTAAAGCACAACAAACAGGAGGTCATCGCATTCTGTATTGGTGACACCACAGTCAAAGCGGCTAGAAAACATTATAAAGATGTTCGTGCAGCAAAATTACCAAGTGTAGAAAGCGTGATTGCTTTGGTAAATGACCACTACAAAGCCTAA
- a CDS encoding ferredoxin--NADP reductase has translation MSSFHKLSVKNITRETSKAISISFNIPENLKEIFQFKAGQYITLKTEIDGNEVRRDYSLCVSPKSGEIKVAIKEVQDGTFSAYANSTLKVGDTLDVAPPKGRFVFEPNDSKTKNIAAFAAGSGITPILSIIKCALEEEVQSKVILVYGNKTPKDTMFLNELLELQHTYKDRFSIQFVFSQQDEEDAIFGRIEKSTVNYVMKNEHKHIDVDAYYLCGPEAMIHTVKDVLTEHNTEASRIHYELFKAAKPVEVKTEDVANGTSKISVTVDDETTTFEMSQKQTILEAALDEDLDAPYSCQGGICSSCLARITEGEATMRQNNILTESEVAEGLILTCQAHPTTATIAVDFDDV, from the coding sequence ATGTCATCATTCCATAAACTTTCAGTAAAAAATATAACAAGAGAAACTTCAAAAGCCATAAGTATTTCTTTTAATATCCCTGAAAACCTTAAAGAAATTTTTCAATTTAAAGCGGGACAATACATCACTTTAAAAACTGAAATTGATGGCAATGAAGTACGTCGTGACTACTCGTTGTGTGTATCGCCTAAAAGTGGCGAAATAAAAGTAGCTATTAAAGAAGTTCAAGACGGCACGTTTTCGGCTTATGCGAATTCAACTTTAAAAGTTGGAGATACTTTAGACGTAGCACCTCCAAAAGGTCGTTTTGTTTTTGAACCTAATGACTCTAAAACTAAGAACATCGCAGCTTTTGCTGCAGGAAGTGGTATCACACCTATTTTAAGCATTATAAAATGTGCTTTAGAAGAGGAAGTTCAAAGCAAAGTTATTCTGGTTTACGGCAACAAAACGCCTAAAGACACTATGTTTTTAAACGAACTTTTAGAGCTACAACATACTTATAAAGATCGTTTTTCTATTCAATTTGTTTTCAGTCAACAAGACGAAGAAGATGCCATTTTCGGTCGTATAGAAAAAAGCACGGTGAACTATGTGATGAAAAATGAGCACAAACACATCGATGTCGATGCGTATTACCTATGTGGTCCAGAAGCCATGATTCACACGGTAAAAGACGTATTAACCGAGCATAATACAGAAGCTTCTCGTATCCATTACGAGCTTTTTAAAGCAGCTAAACCCGTTGAAGTTAAAACTGAAGACGTTGCTAATGGTACTTCAAAAATTTCGGTTACGGTTGATGATGAAACAACCACCTTCGAGATGTCTCAAAAACAAACCATTTTAGAAGCGGCTTTAGATGAAGATTTAGACGCACCATACTCTTGTCAAGGCGGAATTTGTAGCAGCTGTTTAGCACGTATTACGGAAGGTGAAGCTACTATGAGGCAAAACAATATTTTAACAGAAAGTGAAGTTGCTGAAGGCTTAATTTTAACCTGCCAAG
- a CDS encoding helix-turn-helix transcriptional regulator, producing MNHDLNNGKSVAISTFNETEVEDGVIVLTFKNEANEVQSAVKDIDSDYIQFHFSVKGSSQFLFNEGRYKINILEENSLLLYNPQRDLPIHLEINPHSWMVSILISIKKFHGFFSHEADYITFLSEDNRDKKYYKDGVISPSMAIVLNQLINYNLNQSIKALYFKGKAYELLSLYFNRSEDADVEQCPFLVDETNVIKIRKAKDIIVARMAEPPSLQELADEIGLSLKKLKEGFKQIYGDSVFSFLFDYKMEVARKLLESGENNVNEVGLKVGYSTSSHFISAFKKKYGTTPKKYIMSLN from the coding sequence ATGAATCACGATTTAAACAACGGTAAAAGTGTCGCGATAAGTACTTTTAATGAAACGGAGGTAGAAGATGGGGTTATCGTACTTACTTTTAAAAATGAGGCTAACGAAGTGCAATCGGCTGTAAAAGATATAGATAGTGATTATATTCAGTTTCATTTTTCTGTGAAAGGCTCAAGTCAGTTTTTATTTAATGAAGGCCGTTATAAAATTAATATTCTAGAAGAAAATTCGCTACTGCTCTATAATCCGCAGCGCGATTTGCCTATACATTTAGAAATTAATCCGCACTCATGGATGGTTTCTATTTTAATTTCTATTAAAAAATTTCATGGCTTCTTTTCTCATGAAGCCGATTATATAACTTTTTTAAGCGAAGACAATCGCGATAAAAAATATTATAAAGATGGGGTTATTAGTCCTTCTATGGCTATTGTGCTTAACCAACTTATCAATTATAATTTAAATCAATCTATAAAAGCGCTTTATTTTAAAGGTAAGGCTTACGAGTTGTTAAGTTTATATTTTAATAGGAGTGAAGATGCCGATGTGGAACAGTGTCCGTTTTTAGTTGATGAGACTAACGTGATTAAAATTCGTAAAGCCAAAGATATTATTGTTGCGCGTATGGCAGAACCTCCAAGTTTACAAGAGCTTGCCGATGAAATTGGTTTAAGTTTGAAAAAGTTAAAAGAAGGATTTAAGCAAATTTATGGCGATTCTGTTTTTAGTTTTCTTTTCGATTATAAAATGGAAGTGGCTAGAAAATTATTGGAATCGGGCGAAAATAATGTGAATGAAGTAGGTTTAAAAGTAGGGTATAGTACATCTAGTCATTTCATTTCTGCTTTTAAAAAGAAATATGGTACAACACCAAAAAAATATATAATGTCTTTAAATTAA
- a CDS encoding PadR family transcriptional regulator, with protein sequence MKKSNLYKGSLTTIILKLLNENDRMYGYEITQKVKELTNGELKITEGALYPSLHKLESEGYLDVEVLKVDNRMRKYYKLTESGTKETANKLSELEQYIATMRALVNPKFRMG encoded by the coding sequence ATGAAAAAATCTAATTTATATAAAGGAAGTTTAACCACTATAATTTTGAAGCTTCTAAACGAGAATGATAGAATGTATGGTTATGAGATTACTCAAAAGGTAAAAGAGCTTACAAATGGAGAACTTAAAATTACTGAGGGTGCACTTTATCCGTCGTTACATAAATTAGAATCCGAAGGTTATTTGGATGTTGAGGTTTTAAAAGTTGATAATAGAATGCGTAAATATTATAAACTTACGGAGTCGGGTACAAAAGAAACAGCTAATAAACTTAGTGAGTTAGAACAATATATCGCAACAATGAGAGCTTTGGTAAACCCTAAATTTAGAATGGGATAA